The following proteins are encoded in a genomic region of Coffea eugenioides isolate CCC68of chromosome 6, Ceug_1.0, whole genome shotgun sequence:
- the LOC113774097 gene encoding uncharacterized protein LOC113774097 produces MNEVETSSIQQQIFDLTSFVRQLVVGSASQAKVCGVCAAVGHFTEVCPLVQEETAEQVSMAGHVPSPRQPYDPYSSTYNPGWRDHPNLSYGGYKQSNFAPNRQQGYPQQYQSRPPLSPSNSSPSIEKMMNQLIANQQKTDSDLQSMRNQLDQIPVMQNQLSQMAVAINRLESQVFGKLPSQPELDLKNVSAMTLRSGKEIQGPELMIPKDKDEKKVENKLEKKDSSGTNPKVLPDPVIIVKTNPLPFSSRLKKPKKQDKKKEILEVFHKVEINIPLLDAIKQVPKYAKFLRDICVNRRRLRGDERVIVGENVSAVLQRKLPSKCGNLGRFTVPCKIGNTLIRNTLLDLGVLINVMSKSMYASLNLGPLKETEIIIQLADRTNAYPDGLVEDMLVKINELIFPATFMYLT; encoded by the coding sequence ATGAATGAGGTAGAAACATCCTCCATCCAGCAGCAAATTTTTGATTTGACATCCTTCGTGCGACAATTAGTTGTAGGAAGTGCCTCACAAGCCAAAGTGTGTGGGGTATGTGCTGCCGTGGGTCATTTTACGGAGGTGTGTCCACTGGTTCAGGAAGAAACTGCAGAGCAGGTGAGCATGGCTGGCCACGTGCCCTCGCCAAGACAGCCATACGACCCATACTCGAGTACATACAATCCGGGTTGGAGAGATCATCCTAACCTCAGCTATGGAGGATATAAGCAGTCGAATTTTGCACCAAACAGGCAGCAAGGGTACCCACAACAGTACCAATCTCGTCCTCCACTATCCCCTTCAAACTCAAGCCCGTCTATAGAAAAGATGATGAACCAATTAAttgctaatcaacaaaagacagattctGACCTACAAAGTATGAGAAATCAACTGGACCAGATACCAGTAATGCAAAATCAGCTAAGTCAGATGGCAGTGGCAATCAATCGCCTTGAATCCCAAGTTTTTGGAAAATTGCCTTCTCAACCTGAATTGGACCTGAAgaatgtaagtgcaatgactttaaggagcgggaaggaaattcaggggCCTGAACTCATGATTCCAAAGGACAAGGATGAGAAAAAGGTCGAAAACAAGCTTGAGAAGAAGGATAGCAGTGGCACAAATCCAAAGGTACTTCCCGACCCAGTCATTATAGTTAAAACTAACCCGCTTCCCTTTTCTAGCAGattgaaaaaaccaaaaaagCAGGACAAGAAGAAGGAGATCTTGGAGGTGTTCCACAAGGTAGAGATCAATATTCCCCTATTAGACGCCATCAAGCAAGTGCCGAAGTATgcaaaatttttgagggacATATGTGTCAATCGAAGACGACTGAGGGGAGATGAAAGGGTCATCGTGGGGGAGAATGTGTCAGCAGTTCTCCAAAGGAAGCTACCATCAAAGTGTGGGAATCTAGGTAGGTTTACTGTCCCATGTAAGATAGGTAATACTTTGATTAGAAATACCCTGCTGGACTTAGGAGTATTGATCAACGTAATGTCTAAATCTATGTATGCTTCTCTGAACCTcggtccattaaaagaaaccgagataataattcaattagctgaccgaACAAATGCATACCCTGATGGGTTGGTCGAGGATATGCTGgttaaaattaatgaattgataTTCCCGGCTActtttatgtacttgacatAG